In Xiphophorus couchianus chromosome 8, X_couchianus-1.0, whole genome shotgun sequence, the following proteins share a genomic window:
- the auh gene encoding methylglutaconyl-CoA hydratase, mitochondrial produces the protein MAAAVGRLSLWLTSRVYVDRDRASRVTASYLCWRQQRYCCFSRTIAAATRQYSSDSRDDLKVRYLDGEDAGIVVVGINRPKAKNSISKNLVNMMFEAVEDIKKNNKVRSVILSSLVPGIFCAGADLKERAKMHQSEVGPFVSKARALVTELDNLSVPTIAAIDGAALGGGLEMALACDIRIASSSAKMGLVETKLAIIPGAGGTQRLPRIIGVSLAKELIFTARIVDGKEAGCLGLVNHSVEQNDSGDAAYLYALELARQINPQGPIAVRMAKLAINQGIEVDLSTGLAIEEACYAQVIPTKDRLEGLAAFKEKRRPHYKGE, from the exons ATGGCTGCTGCAGTGGGACGTTTGTCCCTGTGGTTAACCTCCAGAGTGTACGTGGATCGAGACAGAGCGAGCAGGGTGACAGCCTCATACCTTTGCTGGCGACAGCAGAGATATTGCTGTTTCAGTCGCACCATAGCTGCTGCAACACGGCAATACAGTTCTGACTCCAGGGATGACCTGAAGGTCCGATATCTGGATGGGGAAGACGCGG gaattgttgttgttgggATAAATCGACCAAAAGCCAAAAACTCCATAAGCAAAAATCTTGTCAACAtg ATGTTTGAGGCTGTAGAGGATATTAAGAAGAATAACAAAGTGCGCAGTGTTATTTTATCCAGCTTGGTTCCTGGTATTTTCTGTGCAG GTGCAGATCTGAAAGAGAGAGCAAAGATGCATCAAAGTGAGGTGGGACCGTTTGTTTCAAAAGCAAGAGCCCTCGTCACAGAGCTGG ataatCTTTCAGTACCTACTATTGCTGCAATTGATGGGGCTGCCTTAGGAGGAGGTTTGGAAATGGCCCTTGCTTGTGACATAAGAATTGCTT CCAGCAGTGCAAAAATGGGACTAGTTGAGACAAAGCTTGCAATTATTCCTGGAGCAG gTGGAACACAACGTCTCCCAAGGATTATTGGTGTGTCTCTAGCCAAGGAACTCATATTTACTGCTAGAATAGTGGATGGAAAAGAGGCAGGTTGTCTGGGGCTAGTCAATCATTCCGTAGAGCAGAATGACAGTGGAGATGCTGCCTATCTCTACGCTCTTGAACTTGCTCGTCAGATCAACCCTCAG GGTCCAATTGCAGTTAGGATGGCTAAACTAGCAATCAACCAAGGAATAGAG GTGGATTTATCTACAGGTTTGGCAATTGAAGAGGCATGCTATGCTCAG GTGATCCCAACAAAAGACCGATTGGAAGGTTTGGCTGCTTTTAAGGAGAAGAGGCGTCCTCATTACAAGGGGGAGTGA